A genome region from Nitrospirota bacterium includes the following:
- the amrB gene encoding AmmeMemoRadiSam system protein B — translation MTTTITTPHDPKQCPALRNLQFSPIKEGEEQFMVLWDPTGLSKEKLVLPLNYFFIIQHFDGEHSLAEIGALYLKRFGEFLVPSKIDQLVVDLNEKLFLEGQRAEDARRLARETYRQSPLRGAAFAGRGYEADGAKLKKQIDGFFTSKEGPDFKPSENAGKKIKGLVAPTYDLKQAGPIYAWAYKELQDAEQPDLFVIIGTASAGLDHVFAVTDKDFETPLGVVTADQPILSQLKAKLPAFFEDDLCHQAEQAIEFQLPFLQDIVGSKKPFTIVPILSAFSAASLGDPTVRQSVDQFLTGLREVLTQSGRTYCVIAAGELAHLGMRYGDKAPPTDFSFHRCMQFDLEMLKPVEERQPEEFANYIRKEQDQRRISGFSPIYSLLRLIDAESGQVLRYDRGITDQYNSTVTYASMAFF, via the coding sequence ATGACTACTACAATCACGACCCCCCACGACCCCAAGCAATGCCCCGCTCTGCGTAACCTTCAGTTCTCACCGATCAAAGAGGGTGAGGAACAGTTCATGGTCCTCTGGGACCCCACGGGGCTGAGCAAAGAAAAGCTCGTACTGCCGCTCAACTATTTTTTCATCATTCAGCATTTCGACGGCGAACATTCGCTGGCGGAAATCGGGGCGCTCTATCTCAAACGATTCGGTGAATTCCTCGTGCCCAGCAAGATCGATCAGCTGGTCGTCGATCTGAACGAGAAGCTGTTCCTGGAAGGTCAGCGTGCCGAGGACGCCCGGCGATTGGCGCGTGAAACCTATCGGCAGAGTCCGTTGCGTGGAGCCGCGTTTGCCGGGCGGGGATACGAAGCCGATGGCGCGAAGCTGAAAAAGCAGATCGATGGATTCTTTACGTCGAAAGAAGGACCGGATTTCAAACCCTCAGAGAATGCGGGGAAGAAGATCAAAGGCCTCGTCGCTCCGACCTACGACCTGAAACAAGCAGGGCCGATCTATGCCTGGGCTTACAAAGAGCTGCAAGATGCGGAGCAGCCGGATCTGTTCGTCATCATCGGCACGGCCTCTGCCGGATTGGACCATGTCTTTGCCGTGACGGATAAGGATTTCGAGACACCGCTCGGGGTTGTCACTGCCGACCAGCCGATTCTAAGTCAGCTCAAGGCCAAGCTCCCGGCCTTCTTTGAAGACGATCTTTGCCATCAAGCGGAACAGGCCATCGAGTTTCAGCTCCCCTTTCTTCAGGACATCGTGGGGAGCAAGAAGCCCTTCACGATCGTACCGATCCTGAGTGCCTTCTCTGCGGCGAGTCTGGGAGATCCAACCGTTCGCCAATCGGTCGATCAATTCTTGACCGGGCTGCGCGAGGTCCTTACGCAATCGGGCAGGACCTACTGCGTGATTGCAGCGGGGGAGTTGGCTCATTTGGGCATGCGCTACGGAGACAAGGCGCCCCCGACGGACTTCTCCTTCCATCGTTGTATGCAGTTCGACCTGGAGATGTTGAAACCGGTCGAGGAGCGCCAGCCGGAAGAGTTCGCCAACTACATCAGGAAAGAGCAGGACCAGCGCCGGATCTCCGGTTTCTCCCCCATCTATTCGTTGCTCCGGCTGATCGATGCGGAGAGCGGGCAGGTGTTGCGGTATGATCGCGGGATCACGGATCAGTACAATTCGACGGTCACATACGCATCGATGGCCTTCTTCTAA
- a CDS encoding type II toxin-antitoxin system HigB family toxin, with product MHIITRKRLAEFARAHPDARAPLNAWYAIVRKTDYASFTGLRKTFPSADQVGGMTVFNIGGNKFRLIAAIHYNRKKVYLRHVLTHAEYDRDAWRT from the coding sequence GTGCATATAATCACGCGAAAACGACTGGCGGAGTTCGCGCGAGCGCATCCGGATGCACGGGCTCCGCTGAACGCCTGGTACGCCATTGTTCGGAAGACCGACTATGCCTCATTCACCGGTCTACGGAAGACATTCCCCTCCGCCGATCAAGTGGGCGGGATGACCGTCTTTAACATCGGGGGCAACAAGTTCCGACTGATAGCGGCCATTCATTACAACCGGAAAAAAGTCTATCTCCGGCACGTGCTCACACATGCCGAGTACGACCGAGACGCCTGGAGGACCTGA
- a CDS encoding acyltransferase family protein yields MAQRSGSFDVIRVCACLAVVLLHLAATTVMQPEQLGTISWHMANFIDSAMRWAVPVFVMLSGALLLDGKKQTSPREFWTRRMNRLLPALLFWSVVYLAWRAFFWHQPLTLNTIALDLIAGRPYIHLYFLFLIAGLYLVTPFLATAASSLDSKQLGQAIVVMAALALGANMVDFLATSAFTLFVPYIAYYFAGLYCVRVLANRPAPYGMVLVGAILVTTLFTALSVSVNGLESRWSFYFYEDLSPTIMVMAVTVFMVLLQASLSPTVQSIAQRLAPWTLGVYVAHPIVVELLRNLYHTTMPAMFRPLYYIPITFVATIVIAFTAVALMQRIPILRRVV; encoded by the coding sequence GTGGCTCAGCGATCAGGCTCATTCGACGTCATACGAGTCTGTGCCTGTCTGGCGGTCGTGTTGCTACACCTCGCCGCCACCACCGTCATGCAACCGGAGCAACTGGGAACGATCAGTTGGCATATGGCCAACTTCATCGACAGTGCCATGCGATGGGCTGTGCCGGTGTTTGTCATGTTGAGCGGCGCGTTGCTGCTCGATGGAAAGAAACAGACCAGCCCTCGTGAGTTCTGGACCAGACGCATGAACCGGCTCTTACCAGCGCTGCTGTTCTGGTCAGTCGTCTATCTGGCCTGGCGTGCGTTCTTCTGGCACCAGCCGCTCACCCTCAATACGATCGCGCTAGACCTGATTGCTGGACGGCCCTACATCCATCTCTACTTTCTCTTCCTCATCGCGGGGCTCTACCTCGTGACGCCTTTTCTGGCAACGGCAGCGTCCAGTCTCGACTCGAAACAACTGGGTCAGGCGATCGTCGTCATGGCGGCCCTGGCGCTGGGGGCCAACATGGTCGATTTTCTGGCCACCAGCGCCTTCACCCTATTCGTTCCCTACATCGCCTATTACTTTGCCGGACTCTATTGTGTCCGGGTCCTCGCAAACCGCCCAGCGCCATATGGCATGGTCTTGGTTGGAGCGATTCTCGTCACGACCCTGTTCACGGCCCTGTCCGTTTCAGTAAATGGTCTGGAAAGCCGCTGGTCTTTCTATTTCTATGAGGACCTGAGTCCCACCATCATGGTGATGGCGGTCACCGTCTTCATGGTCCTCCTCCAAGCGTCGCTCTCGCCAACCGTTCAGTCGATCGCGCAGCGCTTGGCTCCCTGGACGTTGGGAGTCTATGTCGCCCATCCAATCGTCGTCGAGCTGTTACGAAACCTCTACCACACCACAATGCCAGCCATGTTCCGCCCCCTCTACTACATCCCCATCACCTTCGTCGCAACGATTGTCATCGCATTTACAGCTGTCGCACTGATGCAGCGAATCCCCATCCTGCGACGGGTCGTCTAA
- a CDS encoding peptidylprolyl isomerase, which produces MTMQFQKIDPRVTITTPFGEIKIRFYPDDAPRHVENFIKLVKMGFYNGTTFHRVVPGFIIQGGDPLSKNPDRSLHGSGSPGYWLNPETSDRPHKRGAIAMAKVPRESNSTRDFNDSGSQFYISVADNSGLDRTYTVFGEVFRGMDVVDKIVAAVRDDCDNPLEPIPMTMTVKE; this is translated from the coding sequence ATGACTATGCAATTTCAGAAAATCGATCCGCGCGTCACCATTACGACGCCCTTCGGTGAGATCAAAATTCGCTTCTACCCGGATGATGCGCCACGGCACGTCGAAAACTTTATCAAACTCGTGAAAATGGGGTTCTACAATGGAACCACCTTCCATCGCGTGGTTCCTGGATTCATCATTCAGGGCGGCGATCCGCTGAGCAAGAACCCAGACCGCTCCCTACATGGGTCGGGTAGCCCCGGATACTGGCTCAACCCTGAAACCAGCGATCGGCCACATAAACGGGGCGCCATCGCCATGGCCAAGGTGCCACGGGAAAGTAATAGCACCAGGGATTTTAACGACAGTGGATCACAGTTCTACATCAGTGTTGCAGACAACAGCGGACTCGACCGCACCTATACGGTCTTCGGCGAAGTCTTTCGAGGGATGGATGTGGTAGATAAGATCGTCGCGGCGGTTCGAGACGACTGCGACAATCCCCTCGAACCGATCCCCATGACCATGACCGTGAAGGAGTAA
- a CDS encoding glycosyltransferase family 2 protein, whose protein sequence is MTATQVRFEISLTKTTIVATAIAVTLFFWSIATVFSEELEQGNLFHVVEAMVFLLLVGFLISGNFGYQLARLAYLKRWLGHVPATRDELIQSFVAPTPLLTILVPSYKEETNVIRQTLLSAALQEYPHKRVVLLLDNPPNPRTAEDREALLAARSMPAELHALLDDQARYFESLLVQFMLRQQTGVRERPQEYVALAQAYEHAAQWFQEQADRLPDSTHSDAWFAEHILRGPARRYDERAAHWHRQAQAVSEEHAPQERLLLAEYRSLAAVFQADIAVFERKRYQNLSHELNKAMNLNSYLGVMGRRLHEVPHATGLMLEETTDLQGSYEIPDSPYVITLDADSLILSDYAVRLVQIMEQPGNERLAVAQTPYSAIPNAPGLLERTAGATTDIQYLLHQGFTYFGATFWVGANALLRKTALEDICVEEATQHGIIRRYIQDRTVIEDTESTVDLMARGWRLFNYPERLAYSATPGDFGSLIIQRGRWANGGLLILPKLLRYLRNVPKTPALAPQSFYQLHYLTSMALSPICVLLLLVVPFSSKLMTVWLSMTAMPYFFLYARDLSILRYRGLMDFMRVYALNLLLLPVHLGGAMKSIQQLVTGEKIPFRRTPKVLGRTGAPALYVALEYGLLLLCCVTGLFYASQGRWISAAFALVNGALFGYAISSFIGFAESLEDLQPAWKSLRPQRLVPSLEAIGQRMVGSTAYLWRIPAMLKNLREQSSLYFALSSCCALLEVFAPAALLGAVDGTLSPIQLENRKPGTTDWVLTRPALHREIEGFASLTSVNRGDKLAFFVNTKADFYTLQIYRMGWYQGTGAREIAGPVRLKGQVQSQPTTNPDTGLIECRWDNPLILSIPLNRSDATDWASGIYLAKLTAEPTSAQSYIIFVVRDDARPSTYLVQSSVTTFQAYNNWGGKSLYAFNSAGGQAAKVSFNRPYAISPLPLAAQGVGAGDFLTSNSFPIGYQDSAAGWEYNMVRWLEREGYDVTYATNIDVHATPALLASHQAFLSVGHDEYWSWDMRRHVEQARDHGTHLGFFSANTCYWQIRLEPSRLTGESNRTLVSYKENAPWHDPLQIDQDPTNDYLVTTKWRNPPVSRPEAALIGSMFLETDAPVDGDFVVEDASHWILNGTGLQQGDRLPGLLGYEVDGGREAIPSTTHVIARAPLAQHEGTVTVYNAAHGAIVFSTGTIQWSWGLDDYAVPTLRTSRLSPAAQQMTRNVLARFSEKNMAADSVNQASQPTLVR, encoded by the coding sequence ATGACTGCTACACAAGTCCGCTTTGAAATCAGTCTGACCAAAACCACGATCGTGGCGACAGCTATCGCCGTCACATTGTTTTTCTGGTCCATTGCCACGGTGTTCAGCGAAGAGCTCGAACAAGGGAATCTCTTCCATGTCGTCGAAGCCATGGTCTTCCTCTTGTTGGTGGGATTTCTGATCTCCGGGAACTTCGGCTATCAATTGGCCAGGCTGGCCTACCTGAAACGCTGGCTCGGCCATGTCCCAGCCACCAGAGATGAGTTGATACAATCGTTCGTCGCGCCAACACCGCTCCTGACGATTCTCGTGCCTTCGTACAAAGAAGAAACGAACGTCATCCGTCAAACCCTACTCTCCGCCGCGTTGCAGGAATATCCGCACAAGCGGGTCGTGCTGTTGTTGGACAATCCGCCGAATCCACGCACGGCAGAAGATCGTGAAGCCCTGCTGGCTGCCCGGTCCATGCCGGCCGAACTCCATGCCCTGCTCGACGACCAGGCTCGCTACTTTGAGAGCCTGCTGGTGCAATTCATGTTGCGCCAGCAGACCGGCGTGCGCGAACGTCCACAAGAATATGTCGCGTTAGCCCAGGCCTACGAACATGCGGCACAGTGGTTTCAGGAGCAGGCCGATCGCTTGCCCGACAGTACGCATTCTGACGCCTGGTTTGCCGAGCATATTCTCCGTGGGCCGGCACGTCGATATGACGAGCGGGCTGCGCATTGGCATCGCCAGGCCCAGGCTGTTTCCGAGGAGCACGCGCCACAGGAGCGCCTCCTGCTCGCCGAGTACCGTTCTCTGGCCGCCGTATTTCAGGCAGACATCGCGGTCTTCGAACGAAAACGCTATCAGAACCTCTCGCATGAACTGAACAAGGCGATGAACCTGAACAGCTATCTCGGCGTGATGGGCCGGCGGCTGCATGAAGTGCCGCACGCGACCGGACTCATGCTAGAGGAAACGACGGACCTCCAGGGCTCCTATGAAATCCCGGACTCGCCCTATGTCATTACCTTAGATGCGGATAGTCTCATTCTGTCGGACTATGCCGTCCGTCTCGTTCAGATCATGGAGCAGCCTGGCAATGAACGACTCGCCGTGGCACAGACTCCCTACAGCGCCATTCCGAACGCACCAGGCCTGCTCGAACGAACCGCTGGAGCGACCACCGACATTCAATATCTCCTGCATCAAGGCTTCACCTACTTCGGCGCCACCTTTTGGGTTGGCGCAAACGCGCTCCTCCGAAAAACGGCGCTGGAAGACATCTGCGTCGAAGAGGCGACCCAGCACGGGATCATCCGGCGCTACATCCAGGATCGCACGGTGATTGAAGACACGGAATCGACGGTCGATTTGATGGCACGAGGATGGCGGCTCTTTAACTACCCGGAGCGGCTGGCCTATAGCGCCACGCCAGGCGATTTCGGCTCGCTCATTATCCAACGAGGCCGCTGGGCCAACGGAGGGCTCCTCATTCTGCCCAAACTCCTCCGGTATCTCAGGAACGTGCCGAAAACCCCGGCACTCGCCCCGCAGAGTTTCTACCAACTGCATTATCTGACCTCGATGGCGCTGTCCCCCATCTGTGTCCTGCTGCTATTGGTGGTCCCCTTCTCCTCCAAGCTCATGACCGTCTGGTTGTCGATGACCGCCATGCCCTATTTCTTTCTATATGCTCGCGATCTGTCGATCCTGCGCTATCGAGGCCTCATGGACTTCATGCGAGTCTATGCGCTCAATCTCCTGTTGCTGCCCGTACATCTCGGCGGTGCCATGAAATCCATCCAGCAACTCGTCACGGGCGAAAAAATTCCCTTCCGGCGCACACCCAAAGTACTCGGGCGAACCGGTGCACCCGCGCTCTACGTGGCCCTTGAATACGGACTCCTGCTGCTCTGCTGTGTCACGGGCCTCTTCTACGCCTCGCAGGGCCGATGGATCTCGGCGGCCTTTGCCCTGGTGAACGGCGCGCTCTTTGGCTATGCCATTTCCTCATTCATCGGGTTCGCTGAGAGCCTGGAGGATCTGCAGCCTGCCTGGAAGAGCCTGCGGCCTCAACGCCTTGTCCCATCCCTGGAAGCCATCGGACAACGGATGGTTGGCAGCACAGCCTATCTCTGGCGAATCCCGGCCATGCTCAAGAATCTCCGTGAGCAAAGCTCCCTCTACTTCGCCCTCTCCAGTTGCTGCGCATTACTGGAAGTCTTTGCGCCGGCGGCTCTCTTGGGTGCAGTGGACGGAACCCTCTCCCCTATTCAATTGGAGAATCGGAAGCCCGGCACGACCGACTGGGTCTTGACGCGCCCGGCGCTGCATCGGGAGATTGAAGGCTTTGCCTCGCTGACCAGTGTGAATCGAGGAGACAAGCTGGCATTCTTCGTCAATACGAAGGCGGACTTCTATACCCTGCAGATTTACCGGATGGGCTGGTATCAGGGAACCGGTGCACGAGAAATCGCCGGGCCCGTTCGGCTGAAGGGGCAGGTGCAATCACAACCCACGACGAATCCTGACACCGGCCTGATCGAGTGCCGATGGGACAATCCCCTCATCCTGAGCATCCCGCTTAATCGATCGGACGCGACGGACTGGGCCAGCGGGATCTATTTGGCGAAGCTGACGGCTGAACCGACGAGCGCTCAAAGCTATATTATTTTTGTCGTCCGTGACGATGCACGCCCCTCGACCTATCTCGTCCAATCAAGCGTCACGACCTTCCAGGCGTACAATAATTGGGGCGGCAAATCGCTCTATGCCTTTAACAGTGCAGGAGGGCAAGCCGCAAAGGTCTCCTTCAATCGTCCCTATGCCATCAGCCCTCTCCCGCTTGCAGCACAGGGCGTTGGCGCAGGAGATTTCCTCACGTCCAACTCCTTCCCTATCGGCTACCAGGACTCGGCCGCAGGCTGGGAATATAATATGGTGCGCTGGTTGGAGCGGGAAGGCTATGACGTGACCTATGCCACGAATATCGATGTCCATGCCACCCCAGCGCTCCTGGCATCCCACCAGGCGTTCCTCTCTGTCGGACATGATGAATATTGGAGCTGGGACATGCGCCGCCATGTCGAGCAGGCGCGTGACCATGGCACCCATCTGGGATTCTTCTCCGCCAATACCTGCTACTGGCAAATTCGCCTGGAACCGAGCCGGCTCACTGGTGAATCGAACAGGACCCTCGTCTCGTATAAAGAGAACGCCCCCTGGCACGATCCTTTGCAGATCGATCAAGATCCCACGAACGACTACCTCGTGACGACGAAATGGCGCAATCCTCCCGTGAGCCGGCCTGAAGCCGCCTTGATCGGGAGCATGTTTCTTGAAACCGACGCGCCAGTCGATGGAGATTTCGTGGTTGAGGATGCCTCCCATTGGATCCTCAATGGAACGGGATTACAGCAAGGCGACCGCTTGCCGGGGCTCTTGGGTTATGAAGTGGACGGAGGGCGTGAGGCGATCCCATCGACCACTCATGTGATCGCGCGTGCACCGTTAGCCCAACATGAGGGAACCGTTACGGTCTACAACGCGGCGCATGGCGCAATCGTCTTTTCGACCGGCACCATCCAGTGGAGTTGGGGCCTGGACGATTACGCTGTTCCAACCCTCCGCACATCGCGGCTCAGTCCGGCAGCGCAACAGATGACCCGCAATGTGCTGGCTCGTTTTAGTGAAAAGAACATGGCGGCAGACTCCGTCAACCAGGCGAGCCAACCGACACTAGTACGGTAG
- a CDS encoding transcriptional regulator, whose translation MLAKYIHDVNADYRRIRQQIPLGPLHTKTEYDRAVDVLDDILDEIGQQDTHALADLAETLALSIEAYEDAHVATPDASGPEILRSLMEDHELAQSDLPEIGSQGVLSEILSGKRDLNVRQIAHLAARFGVSPSVFMPLATSTTKSLTTKRRKVRVP comes from the coding sequence ATGCTCGCCAAATACATCCATGACGTGAACGCCGACTACCGCCGCATTCGGCAACAGATTCCCTTGGGCCCGTTGCATACCAAGACGGAATACGACCGAGCCGTAGACGTCCTTGATGACATTCTCGACGAAATCGGCCAACAGGACACCCATGCCCTCGCCGACTTGGCTGAAACCTTGGCCCTCTCTATTGAGGCATACGAGGACGCCCATGTCGCCACACCCGACGCCTCCGGGCCTGAAATTCTGCGCAGCCTGATGGAGGATCATGAGCTCGCGCAATCCGATCTGCCCGAGATCGGCAGCCAGGGCGTGCTGTCAGAAATCTTGTCGGGCAAACGCGACCTGAACGTCCGCCAAATCGCCCACCTCGCCGCACGGTTCGGCGTCTCGCCCTCGGTATTTATGCCCCTCGCCACCAGCACAACCAAATCCCTCACGACCAAGAGGCGGAAAGTGCGAGTACCCTAG
- a CDS encoding MFS transporter, translating to MTTPLSQPTRIRWLILALLFSISVVTYIDRVNISVTARQMMPAYGITDQQMGWIFSAFVVGYALFQIPGGWLADRWGARAVLTIALVWWSICTALTAMVAASSLASLVGIVGALMLVRFCLGMGEAVALPAFNRAVTNWFPTEARGFGIGIAIGGIGLGSALTPPIAAWVMVNWGWQTVFYLASLLGIGMGLLWWLLSRNHPHEHPWVQAGTEAQIERTSDTAVPWRTFRQTPTIWWLVISYSCLGYVAYVYLSWFYLYLVNVRGFDVLRGGFYASAPFVAMLVFCPLGGWVTDRLAVRYGLTTGRAVTGMTGMVLAGSAIALGALIESPTLAITSLSFGAGWLYFSVGAYWASTTDLSKSHAGTLSGLMNTGANIGGAISPTLTPWLAHHWGWPVSLGFAAAVAILGGLLWFKIDPGKGLKK from the coding sequence GTGACAACGCCACTATCTCAACCGACCAGAATCCGCTGGCTGATTCTCGCCCTCCTGTTCTCGATCAGCGTCGTGACCTATATCGACCGCGTCAACATTTCTGTCACCGCGCGGCAGATGATGCCGGCCTACGGGATCACCGATCAACAGATGGGCTGGATCTTCTCGGCCTTCGTCGTCGGCTACGCCCTCTTTCAGATTCCCGGCGGCTGGCTGGCCGATCGCTGGGGCGCCAGAGCCGTGCTCACCATCGCACTTGTCTGGTGGTCGATCTGCACGGCATTGACCGCCATGGTCGCGGCCTCCTCCCTCGCGAGCCTCGTCGGCATTGTCGGCGCACTGATGCTCGTCCGGTTCTGCCTGGGGATGGGGGAAGCCGTGGCCCTGCCTGCTTTCAACCGCGCCGTCACCAATTGGTTCCCGACTGAGGCGCGAGGCTTCGGCATCGGCATCGCGATCGGCGGCATCGGATTGGGCTCTGCCCTGACGCCGCCCATTGCCGCCTGGGTGATGGTGAACTGGGGCTGGCAAACCGTGTTCTATCTTGCGAGTCTGCTCGGCATCGGGATGGGACTCCTCTGGTGGCTTCTGTCGCGTAACCATCCCCACGAACATCCCTGGGTACAGGCCGGCACAGAGGCCCAGATCGAGCGAACGTCGGACACCGCTGTGCCCTGGCGTACATTCAGGCAGACGCCCACCATCTGGTGGCTTGTGATCAGCTACAGTTGCCTCGGCTATGTCGCCTACGTCTATCTGTCCTGGTTTTACTTGTATCTGGTGAATGTTCGCGGATTCGATGTGCTTCGCGGTGGCTTCTATGCCTCGGCTCCTTTTGTGGCCATGCTGGTGTTTTGCCCCCTAGGCGGATGGGTCACAGATCGACTCGCGGTCCGGTACGGACTCACCACCGGACGAGCCGTCACCGGCATGACCGGCATGGTCCTGGCCGGATCAGCCATTGCCCTGGGAGCCCTCATCGAATCTCCCACCCTCGCGATCACCAGTCTGTCGTTCGGCGCGGGCTGGCTCTACTTTTCCGTCGGCGCCTACTGGGCCTCGACGACCGATCTGTCAAAATCCCATGCAGGCACATTGTCCGGACTCATGAACACCGGCGCCAACATCGGCGGCGCGATCTCCCCAACCCTGACGCCCTGGCTGGCTCACCATTGGGGATGGCCGGTCTCGTTAGGGTTTGCCGCAGCCGTCGCCATTCTAGGCGGGCTCTTATGGTTCAAGATTGATCCGGGCAAGGGATTAAAGAAGTGA